The genomic window GCGCTGGTCGCTTTGGACAGCGGACGAACAGCAGAGGCCGCCGATCTGTTCGGGCGCATTGCGGATATTGGTGTGAAGGAATGGGGGCCAACCGACCCGCAATTGCTTGGCATTTTTCAAAACACCGCCATTTTGAACTCGCGCCTTGGACGCACTGAGCAAGCGGTCAACGTCGCCTTGCGAGCCGAAGACAACCAAGCCTATTCCGACAAAGCCGAGCACGCCTATCATCAGGCCCTTATCGCCCGGCTTTTATTCGAAGATGCGCGCCCACAAGAGGCGGATCAGTATTTCGCACAAGCGATGGCGCTTTATGCAGACACGAGCGACGACGACACTTTCCATGCACAGGCGCGCATGAGCTATGCGAACACGCTAAGCATTCTGGGCAGGCACGAGGAAGCGCTTGAGCTGATGGGTAAAGCGCTGCCGATATTCGAGCAGCTCGAAGCCACCGTCCCGCAAGCCCGCGAATATCGGACTTTGGCCGCTATTATCTACGCGCGCGCTGGCGCGATGCAGACCGCCTCCGCGACGCTTGCGCCCGTGCTTGAGGTCAACGAAACGGCCCTGCTGGATATTTATGCCAAGGATCAGGATCGGCGCGCGGTGGCTTCTGATGGGACAGAGATTTTCCGCGATGCGACGTTGATCTCGCTTTTGAACGGTGATGAGGATCGCGCTTGGCGCAGTGCTCAGCTTGCTGTCATTAGCGACCTTGCCATGAGTGCAGCTGCCCTGACCTATCCCGGCGATCCGGAAGGTTTCGCAGCAGCGCTCGACGATGTGCGCCTTGCACGCACTGCCCAAGACGAAGCGCGCGTCGCATTGGCCAATGGAGAGGGAAGCGCGAGCGCCTTGGCCCGCGCGAGCGCACAGCGCGAGGCCGGAGAGACGCAATTGAACACGCGCTACCCCGATTTTGCCGAATATTTGCGACCCCAACCTCTTTCAATAAACGATGCGAGAGCGCTTTTAAGCGAAGGTGAAGCATACATCTTGCCAATGGTCTATTCCGACAGGGTGGTGACCATGGTGATCACCGCAGACGGGTTTGCCTGGGGTCAATCCCAAACCACCACCTTTGAAGCGCGCGAATTGATCGCTAACTTGCGCGCGTCACTCGATGCCAGCCTTGGCGGGGAAGATCAATTTGACGCTGAGGCTGCGCACCGTCTCTACGCTTTGATTTTCACCGATGAAGTGTTCGATGCGGTTCGCGACAAGGATAAGCTGATCTTTCCGGCAGGCGGCCCGTTGGCTGTCATCCCGCCTTCGGTTTTGGTCAGCGATATGCAAGAGGGCGAGGCTGCTGAATTCTTGGTCGAGCGCCACGCCATTGCTATCACGCCGGGTCTTGGTGGACGGGCCCTTGCCCGGCAAACTGCCCCCAAAAGCTTTGCCGGAATAGGCGCGCCCAGCCTTGCCGCCCCACCTGCCAACCGCTTTGCCCTTCGTGGCACGGTGGTTGATGTCAAAAGCATCAGCGCGCTGCCCTCGCTTCCGGGTGCCGATGAGGAGCTGACCGCTCTAAAATCCGCATTCGATGCCGCTGGCACGCTTGTCCTAACAGGCGATGCCGCAACCGAAGAAGCCGTGCGACAAGCGCCATTGGCCGATTACCAAATCCTCGCTTTTGCAACTCATGGTCTTGTGAGCGGCCAAATCGCTGGCCTTAGCGAACCGGCGCTTGTGCTGACCCCGGATGCGGCAAGCACATCTGCGCAAAACGATGGCCTCTTGACCGCAAGCGAAATCGGACGCCTGCGTCTTGCAGCGGATTGGGTGGTTTTATCAGCGTGCAACACGGCGGCGGGCGAAGGCGTTGCCTCACCCACCTATTCAGGCCTTGCAAGAGCGTTCCAACTCGCAGGCGCGCGCTCACTTCTCTTGTCGCATTGGCCCGTTCGCGATGATGTCGCTGCGCGCCTCAGCGTTGCAACGGTAAAGGCCTCTGGCAACGGCATGGAACGCAGCGAAGCGCTTCGCCAAGCGCAATTGAGCGTGATGAACGATGGCTCCACGAAGGACGCTCGCTCCCCTGTGCTCTGGGCGCCTTTTGTGATCATCGAATAAGCGCGCCGCACCTCGCGCTGACAACTTCCGATTGGGAACGATCTATTCCTTGCCTTGTACGGGTGAGGACAATCACCTTCAGGAGTTGAATTCGTGCAACTTACAATCGCGCTCATATCGGCAGCGATCATTTTCGGCGCCCTTGATGCCATCTGGCTAAGCTGGGCCGGGCCGAATTTCTATCGTCCTGCCATTGGCGAAGTCATGGCCGACGACTTTCGGCTCGCCCCTGCTTTGGTGTTCTATGCGCTTTATCTGGCTGGCATGGGATGGTTCGTGATCGCGCCGGCTGTGGCTGCACAGGACGTAAGTGCTGCTCTGCTCAACGGCGCTGCTTTAGGCGGACTTGCCTACGCCACTTATGACCTGACGAGCCAGGCGGTTTTGAAAGTCTGGTCCACGAAAGTGAGCCTTGCCGACATCGCCTGGGGCGCCTTTGCGACCGGCGCCACATCGGCACTTTCGACATTCATCGCGGTTCGGTTTTTCGGCTGATCCAAAGCGACACGAACGTCCATTCGACATCAAAAGGACACCACAAATGCAAATAACCGTTTTTGGAGCGACAGGCCGGGTCGGGTCGCGTGTGGTGGAGCAAGCCGTGGCGCGAGGGATGAGCGTGAAGGCTGCCTCGCACGACGAAACCAGCACGTCCAATGACAAGGTGACCTACTTCAAAACCGATGTTTTGAATGACGATCTGGCCGATGCGCTTGAAGGGTCCGACGCGGTGCTCTCATGCCTTGGAGTGGGCAATGATCCGGCGACCTTGCTTGACCCCCCGCCGCTTTACACCGACGGCACACTCAACATTGCATATGCGATGAAACAAACAGGGATCGATCGCTTAGCCGTCATTTCCGCAAGTTTTGTCGAAACTTTTGAACGCGGTCCGTTGCATTTTCGCGCAACTTTGCCCGCGCTTTCTCGTGTGTTCAAACAGATGGAGCGCATGGAAGCGCATCTTGCGGATCAGGAGACGCTGCGATGGACTGCGGTTCGGCCCGGCTGGATCATGGATGCGCCGCCATCCGAACACCCGATCGTCACCGAAAACACCATTCGCGAAGACCTCGTGCGCAGTCGCACGGGCGATATCGCCAATGTCTTTCTGGACGCGGTGCAGCACGACAAGTGGGTGCACGCAAAACCTGCTGTCGCCTCTGAGGAACCGGACGAGGACACATCCATTGAGGCCGTGGCAGAAGAGATCATCTGAATTCAAACATTTCCCCGACAATTCAAGAAAGGAGCAAATCCGATGAGTGGATATGAAGAAGGCACAAAGGTTCAGTGGGACTGGGGCGATGGAACCGCCTCAGGCAAAATCGTGCAAGTCTACACGCAGGAACGCACCCTTAAAATCGATGGCAATGAAGTGACCCGCGATGCCAGCGAAGATTGCCCGTCCTACAAGATTGAACAGGCTGATGGCCAAGAAGTGTTCAAAAGCCATTCCGAGGTGCGCAAGGCGTAGTACCAAATGAGCCATTTGCTGAGCAAGCATGGCGAATTTGGAACTTTGGGCGCGTAAATCTCTATCTGGAATGAAGGTTGTGATGCGGTCGATGATCTGACGCTCACGCGACGCGCCAAACAGCCGCAAACGAGATTGCCAAGAAGCAAACAAGGAGCCCGCCATGGTCTATGAAACTCAATCCCTCCCCGATCTGGACAACGACAAAAGCAATGTGCGTCGCGACTGTCTGGTTTTGATTGCGGACGGCGAGAAAGCCTTGTTCCTGCGCAATGTGGGCGATGCAAAACACCCGAACCTCGATGTTGTGCGGACCAAGGAACAGGACAATCCGCCCAACCGTGAACAGGCGGCCAACCGCCGCGGGCGGATGTTTGATGGCACTGGCCATAAATCAGCGGTCGATGACACCGATTGGCACCAGCTTGCGAAAGAACGCTTTGCGAGCGAGCTTGCCGAAATGCTTTACAAGCGCGCCCATCACGGCGAATTCGACGAGCTGATTGTCGCAGCAGACCCGTCAACCATGGGCGAACTGCGCAAGGAATGGCATCAGGAAGTCGAAAAACGCATCATTGCAGAGATCGACAAGGATTTGACCAATCACCAGATCGACGAAATTGAAAAGCTGATCGCCGAGAACGCGTAAGCGTGGCCGCGCGCAGCGTCCGGCACTTCCATGCAGCTTGTATCCGCTCTTCAGGAAGCCTGCGGTGCGCGCAGCGAGCCAGATCCCCCCGATGACCTTGTCTTTATTGACGGACAGACGCCGGGGATCACCCGTATCCGCAAAAAAGACAGGTTCATCTATCGCCATAGCGGTGCAAAGGCCGCGATAAGTGATGACGACAGGGCGCGGATCGACAGTCTAGGCATACCCCCGGCTTGGGAGGATGTCTGGATTTGTCCTGCGCCCAATGGATACCTCCAAGCCACTGGCACGGACGCTGCCAAGCGCAAACAGTACCGCTATCACCCGGCCTGGCGATCCTATCGCGAACGCACCAAATTCAGCACGCTCTTGGGCTTTGGCGCCAAGCTGCCCCGCATTCGCCGCCGTATACGGCGCGCGTTTCGCGAACGCGATCAGGCTGACTGCGAGCTAGTCACCGCAGCGCTCGTGCGCCTGCTTGATGATGCACCTTTGCGCATCGGCAGCACTGGCGGATCGGACAGCGCTCTTGGTGCATCGACCCTCAAGAGAGGCAATGTGCGCGTCGCCAACAACACTTTGCACCTCGATTACACCGCAAAAGGCGGCAAACGAGTGCGCAGACAGGTGAAAGACAGCCGCCTGCTCACGATTCTGGAAGATATTGACGACCTGCCAGGCAAAACCTTGTTTCGCTATGTCGGTGACGACGGCGAGATTTACAGACTCCGGTCAGAACAAGTGAATAGCTGGCTTCAGGACGTTACCGAAAACGAACAGATTTCGGCCAAGACGTTTCGCACTTGGGCAGGCTCTCTGGCAGCCTTCGAACACGCTTTGAGCGATGAAGCGCTGACGATCAAAGGGATGAGCGAAAAAGCAGCGCGCACTTTGCGCAATACTCCCGCCATTGCGCGCAGCAGCTACATTCATCCGGCAATCGTCGATCTGAAAGACACGCCGTTTGATGAGCGCGAAAGCCTGATCAGCGGCATCGACAAATCGGCGCGGGGTCTGACCCGGACGGAAACCGCCATGCTCTGCTTCCTTGCTGAAAAGGAAGGGATAAAGGTGGCATAAGCCGGTGCCCAAGCGATTTATACCTGCCTCAAAAGGCTATTATTCTACAAGATCAATCCTTCGCAGATGAAAATTCTGCAACCAATTTGGAACGTTTCATGCGCTCGTTCCTAAGCAAGGGTGAAAGGAACGGAACAATGAAAAAGACATTTGCAATCACCACTGCGCTCATCGCGTCTGTCACTCTTGCGGCCTGTGATGTTGAACAAACCGAAGAAGGCGAAATGCCCGATGTCGATGTGAACGTCGAAGAGGGCAATATGCCTGAATATGAAGTCGACGGCCCCGAAGTGACAACCGACACTGAGACGGTCGAAGTTCCAGTGCTCGAAGTTGAACCGGGCAATGTTGACGAAGAGCAAAGTCAATAAGCTTCCCCTGAAGCTAGTAATTCAAAATACACGCAATCGAGGGCCCTGCACTCCATTAGGAGCGCGGGGCCTTTGCTTTTCTTAAGTAATTCAAAAGAATGACTTTGTTGGAACGAGTGCCGAAGTGTCGTGTAGCTTTATTATGGAAAGCAAGGGAGAAACCGCCGGCTAGTCGGCTCACACTCGAAAGGAATGTACCATGGAATATGGAATTATTGGCTTACTCGTTCTTGCCCTCAACATCTGGGCCCTCTTCAGCATCTGGACCTCAGGCTCATCTGTCGCGGCCAAGATCGTCTGGACGATCCTTATTTTCGCGCTTCCCGTGATCGGCGTGATTGCGTGGCTCATCTTTGGCCCGCGTGGAACGATGCAGACCGCGTGAAGATAAGCCTCTGATTGAAAGAGAGGGGCCCCGCGCCTCTCCGTTCGAAAAACAGAACGCCGCGTGGCTCGAAGCTGCGCGGCGTTTTGTGTTGCTATGGACGAGGCGGTCAGCGCGTCTGTTTGAAATTAACCACGTTTTCAATTCGGCCGCCGTGTTCAACTTCCCTGATCCCGGCGACGAAAATCTCGGCGATATCAGTGGCATTCGCGGTGTCGGCAAGCGCCATCTTCACCCTGCCACCCTCCACAATATCGCAAAGCGTAGCGCGGGCACGCGAGGCGCGGCTTTTGACTGTCCCGGCAGCGCATCCCAGGATCTTGCCCGCTTCCTCATAGGTCAGATCACCGGGCCCTACGAGCATGACGGCTTCGAGCTGATCGAGCGGCAGTTCGGACATCGCCCTTTGCAGGTCAGCCAGGTCAAAGGTGGTCAATTGCGATGGCGGCGCGCAAAGCGTATTTTGCGCCGCTTGTTCATCATATTCCGCGACGAATTTCTTTTGACGCCGCACTTGATTGAGCCAGGTGTTCCGAAGGATCGTGAAGGACCAGCTCAAAAAACTGCTTCCCGGCTTAAACTGGTCGCGCGCAGCCCAAGCCTTGAGGAGTGTCTCCTGCGTGAGGTCCTGCGCCATATCTTCGCGTTTGCAAAGCTTCATTGCAAACCGCTTAAGCGCATCTTGCGAGGCAACCATCTGCGCCTGGAACTTGCGGGCGGAAAGGGCCTTTGTGAGCTTCTTTTTTGTCCGGGGCCAAGGATGACGCGGCTCGGTCCACCCCTTTGCGGTTGCCGGATTGCGCGAAATGTTCGTGCGGATCGGCTTGGTGCGAGGCGCAGAGTTTGCAGGTTGGACTTGAGCTGTCATAATTTCCCTTTCAAAGGAGATCGCCGGGCTGGGCGACAGCCAATAGACGGCGCAAGGGCAACAACGTTCCTGATTTAACATCAATCAAGTTTTCCCGATGCGGCGCTCCTGCTAAACGGCTTGTGGTTTTTGTGCCGGGGGAATTATCAGCCATGGTGAAAATGAAACTCGGCAGCGCGAAAGCGGCAGCTCTGAAATTGGCCCTATGCGGCCTCTTTTCCCTCGCATTGGCGCAATTTCACCCCGCCTTGGCTCAGAACGAGGGAGGCGATGAAAGCGCATCGCAAAACCCGATTGAGATTGCGGCCCCTGATGTCGCCGACGCACAGCAGGTCGCCGCCGATCAAGATCAGCTCGATGCTCTGATCACCCAGCGCCTGACGTCGATTTACGATGAGCTGAGTGGACTGGACCGCGTTCGTGTCATCACCCAATCCGGCGTTGTCACTCTTAGCGGAGAGGTTGCCAACGGTGAGGCCGCACAAGAGGCTATCGCTTTGGCCGAGCGGGTCGAAGGCGTCATTCTGGTGCGCGACCAGATCGAGCGGCTTCGCGATATTGAAAGCAATCTGTCGCCCGCGGTCGAAGGGCTTTCGGGTAAAATTGACGATGTGATAGCCGGCTTGCCGC from Erythrobacter sp. SCSIO 43205 includes these protein-coding regions:
- a CDS encoding CHAT domain-containing tetratricopeptide repeat protein — translated: MRFIFSSLIKAIGAGALLASAAPAAAQYFDIYGDANRTLPAAQSAYDAMDEDASKEARAKLTSDLIMGLIGKAKYKEAYELYLESAELNLHPDARMAAIGHGLVAFTKDEALITQYIAALEQMVESPSCAPCYARTFAAHHLGRYYFMQNKDLPRSIEWHKKALDIALVDLAADDPARVNFAYQYAAYLRNQDLPASAKAVQYTEALAIDLLPRDDHLGWLYVFLANALVALDSGRTAEAADLFGRIADIGVKEWGPTDPQLLGIFQNTAILNSRLGRTEQAVNVALRAEDNQAYSDKAEHAYHQALIARLLFEDARPQEADQYFAQAMALYADTSDDDTFHAQARMSYANTLSILGRHEEALELMGKALPIFEQLEATVPQAREYRTLAAIIYARAGAMQTASATLAPVLEVNETALLDIYAKDQDRRAVASDGTEIFRDATLISLLNGDEDRAWRSAQLAVISDLAMSAAALTYPGDPEGFAAALDDVRLARTAQDEARVALANGEGSASALARASAQREAGETQLNTRYPDFAEYLRPQPLSINDARALLSEGEAYILPMVYSDRVVTMVITADGFAWGQSQTTTFEARELIANLRASLDASLGGEDQFDAEAAHRLYALIFTDEVFDAVRDKDKLIFPAGGPLAVIPPSVLVSDMQEGEAAEFLVERHAIAITPGLGGRALARQTAPKSFAGIGAPSLAAPPANRFALRGTVVDVKSISALPSLPGADEELTALKSAFDAAGTLVLTGDAATEEAVRQAPLADYQILAFATHGLVSGQIAGLSEPALVLTPDAASTSAQNDGLLTASEIGRLRLAADWVVLSACNTAAGEGVASPTYSGLARAFQLAGARSLLLSHWPVRDDVAARLSVATVKASGNGMERSEALRQAQLSVMNDGSTKDARSPVLWAPFVIIE
- a CDS encoding DUF2177 family protein, which translates into the protein MQLTIALISAAIIFGALDAIWLSWAGPNFYRPAIGEVMADDFRLAPALVFYALYLAGMGWFVIAPAVAAQDVSAALLNGAALGGLAYATYDLTSQAVLKVWSTKVSLADIAWGAFATGATSALSTFIAVRFFG
- a CDS encoding NAD(P)-dependent oxidoreductase; its protein translation is MQITVFGATGRVGSRVVEQAVARGMSVKAASHDETSTSNDKVTYFKTDVLNDDLADALEGSDAVLSCLGVGNDPATLLDPPPLYTDGTLNIAYAMKQTGIDRLAVISASFVETFERGPLHFRATLPALSRVFKQMERMEAHLADQETLRWTAVRPGWIMDAPPSEHPIVTENTIREDLVRSRTGDIANVFLDAVQHDKWVHAKPAVASEEPDEDTSIEAVAEEII
- a CDS encoding DUF2945 domain-containing protein; amino-acid sequence: MSGYEEGTKVQWDWGDGTASGKIVQVYTQERTLKIDGNEVTRDASEDCPSYKIEQADGQEVFKSHSEVRKA
- a CDS encoding host attachment family protein, with the translated sequence MVYETQSLPDLDNDKSNVRRDCLVLIADGEKALFLRNVGDAKHPNLDVVRTKEQDNPPNREQAANRRGRMFDGTGHKSAVDDTDWHQLAKERFASELAEMLYKRAHHGEFDELIVAADPSTMGELRKEWHQEVEKRIIAEIDKDLTNHQIDEIEKLIAENA
- a CDS encoding DNA topoisomerase IB produces the protein MQLVSALQEACGARSEPDPPDDLVFIDGQTPGITRIRKKDRFIYRHSGAKAAISDDDRARIDSLGIPPAWEDVWICPAPNGYLQATGTDAAKRKQYRYHPAWRSYRERTKFSTLLGFGAKLPRIRRRIRRAFRERDQADCELVTAALVRLLDDAPLRIGSTGGSDSALGASTLKRGNVRVANNTLHLDYTAKGGKRVRRQVKDSRLLTILEDIDDLPGKTLFRYVGDDGEIYRLRSEQVNSWLQDVTENEQISAKTFRTWAGSLAAFEHALSDEALTIKGMSEKAARTLRNTPAIARSSYIHPAIVDLKDTPFDERESLISGIDKSARGLTRTETAMLCFLAEKEGIKVA
- a CDS encoding PLDc N-terminal domain-containing protein; amino-acid sequence: MEYGIIGLLVLALNIWALFSIWTSGSSVAAKIVWTILIFALPVIGVIAWLIFGPRGTMQTA
- a CDS encoding sigma-70 family RNA polymerase sigma factor, with protein sequence MTAQVQPANSAPRTKPIRTNISRNPATAKGWTEPRHPWPRTKKKLTKALSARKFQAQMVASQDALKRFAMKLCKREDMAQDLTQETLLKAWAARDQFKPGSSFLSWSFTILRNTWLNQVRRQKKFVAEYDEQAAQNTLCAPPSQLTTFDLADLQRAMSELPLDQLEAVMLVGPGDLTYEEAGKILGCAAGTVKSRASRARATLCDIVEGGRVKMALADTANATDIAEIFVAGIREVEHGGRIENVVNFKQTR